From a region of the Deinococcus aestuarii genome:
- a CDS encoding NAD(P)H-hydrate dehydratase — MEEAGRAVADAVHARYPGARVLLLAGGGANGGDALVAARHLAALEHPVRVLAAPASHPLTRLNRERLGAFGVEPGPLTPEEVRRAARGAAVLVDGLLGTGFVPPLRPALAEVVGAVNAAREGGACVVAIDLPSGLDAARADAPSPSVRADLTVTLTGYKTALLFGAAAHRAGEVVLAPLRVPPGWVRAEALAARPTDAEVAALLPGRHADAHKGTAGRVWVVGGHPGTVGAAALAGLGALRAGAGLVTVHSAAQVPLVTPELMVRRHAGLGKWLGGVTERPDAVCVGMGLGPDAAALARQVLGWGLPTVLDADALQLELAGAGHDGCVWTPHPGEAARLLGTGTREVGADPLAAARALRERYGGVVVLKGGPSVVAHPGGLSVSRGGHPGMASAGMGDTLSGIIGALLGQGLGARDAAVAGVRLHARAGERAGERHGYGLSATDVSFEVGGAWLDLTRAGKRARFRTSAPGGEW, encoded by the coding sequence ATGGAGGAGGCGGGGCGGGCGGTGGCGGACGCGGTGCACGCGCGATACCCGGGGGCCCGGGTGCTGCTCCTCGCGGGGGGCGGGGCGAACGGCGGGGACGCCCTCGTCGCGGCGCGGCATCTGGCGGCGCTGGAACACCCGGTGCGGGTGCTCGCCGCGCCCGCCTCGCACCCGCTGACGAGGCTGAACCGGGAAAGGCTCGGGGCGTTCGGCGTCGAACCCGGGCCGCTCACGCCGGAGGAGGTGAGGCGGGCTGCGCGGGGGGCGGCCGTGCTCGTGGACGGCCTGCTCGGGACCGGATTCGTGCCGCCCCTGCGCCCGGCGCTGGCGGAGGTCGTGGGGGCGGTGAACGCGGCGCGGGAGGGGGGCGCGTGCGTGGTCGCCATCGACCTGCCGAGCGGGCTGGACGCGGCGCGGGCGGACGCCCCCTCCCCCTCCGTCCGGGCCGACCTGACCGTCACCCTCACCGGGTACAAGACGGCGCTGCTGTTCGGGGCCGCCGCGCACCGGGCAGGTGAGGTCGTCCTCGCGCCGCTGCGGGTGCCGCCCGGCTGGGTGCGGGCGGAGGCGCTCGCCGCCCGGCCGACCGACGCCGAGGTCGCCGCCCTGCTGCCCGGGCGGCACGCGGACGCGCACAAGGGCACGGCGGGGCGGGTGTGGGTGGTCGGAGGTCATCCGGGCACGGTGGGGGCGGCGGCGCTGGCGGGGCTGGGGGCGCTGCGGGCGGGGGCGGGGCTGGTGACCGTCCACTCGGCGGCGCAGGTGCCCCTGGTGACGCCGGAGCTGATGGTGCGGCGGCACGCGGGCCTGGGGAAGTGGCTGGGCGGGGTGACGGAGCGGCCCGACGCCGTGTGTGTCGGCATGGGGCTGGGACCGGACGCGGCGGCGCTCGCCCGGCAGGTGCTGGGGTGGGGGCTTCCCACCGTCCTCGACGCGGACGCCCTGCAACTGGAGCTGGCGGGGGCCGGGCACGACGGCTGCGTATGGACGCCCCACCCCGGCGAGGCGGCCCGGCTGCTGGGCACGGGCACCCGGGAGGTGGGGGCCGATCCCCTCGCCGCCGCCCGCGCCCTGCGGGAGCGGTACGGGGGCGTGGTCGTCCTCAAGGGCGGGCCGAGCGTGGTCGCGCACCCGGGCGGGCTGAGCGTGAGCCGGGGCGGGCATCCGGGCATGGCGAGCGCGGGGATGGGCGACACGCTCTCCGGGATCATCGGGGCGCTGCTCGGGCAGGGGCTGGGGGCCCGGGACGCGGCGGTGGCCGGGGTGCGGCTGCACGCGCGGGCGGGGGAACGGGCGGGGGAGCGGCACGGCTACGGCCTGAGCGCGACGGACGTGAGCTTTGAAGTGGGGGGCGCGTGGCTCGACCTGACGCGGGCGGGGAAGCGTGCGAGGTTCCGCACGTCGGCGCCGGGCGGGGAGTGGTAG
- a CDS encoding glutamine synthetase III, translating into MNHDFDVISAARNWRVEASPAFLPNHVVDELFSRDVLTLDQLRARLSKPVYKSLQATLERGETLDPGIADTVALAMKNWAMEKGATHYTHWFQPLTGATAEKHDSFVSPNGDGQAIAVFSGKELIQAEPDASSFPSGGLRATFEARGYTAWDPSSPAFIMRHANGATLCIPTAFASWTGEALDNKTPLLRSTEALNKAVTPALRLFGASEGTRVGSTLGAEQEYFLIAEEYYFRRPDLVMTGRTLFGAQPPRGQELEDHYFGAIPDRVLSFMTDAEMQLYTLGIPVKTRHNEVAPGQFEIAPIFESSNVAADHQQLIMQVLRNTARKYGLVALLHEKPFAGVNGSGKHCNWSMGTNAGENLLEPGDTPHENLQFLFFCSAVIKAVDEHQDLLRISVASASNDHRLGANEAPPAILSIFLGSELTDIFDRLASGQGGRGAEAGLLGLGSSVLPPLPRHAGDRNRTSPFAFTGNKFEFRAAGSSQSISMPITVLNTIVADAVQGLTAELEARLTRGEDLDAAVGEIVRDTYTRHKRIVFNGDGYAEEWHHEAEHGRGLLNLRTSLDAIEHLTDEKNAQLFEKFGVLSGRELSARQEIMYDQYFKTVNIEGETTEYIAQTMILPAAAGYLGDLGAVRTPSRALDATATEVAGLTDELYDALQTLREQNRALGGEQIHDKAHHVRDHVLPAMVQVRRAADRLEKVVADKHWPLPTYRQMLFVK; encoded by the coding sequence ATGAACCACGACTTCGATGTGATTTCCGCCGCCCGCAACTGGCGCGTCGAGGCCTCCCCGGCCTTCTTGCCCAACCACGTCGTGGACGAGCTGTTCTCCCGGGACGTGCTGACCCTGGACCAGCTCAGGGCCCGGTTGAGCAAGCCCGTGTACAAGAGCCTCCAGGCCACCCTGGAGCGCGGCGAGACCCTCGACCCCGGCATCGCCGACACCGTGGCGCTCGCCATGAAGAACTGGGCGATGGAAAAGGGCGCCACCCACTACACCCACTGGTTCCAGCCCCTCACGGGCGCCACCGCCGAGAAGCACGACTCCTTCGTCTCGCCCAACGGGGACGGCCAGGCCATCGCGGTCTTCAGCGGCAAGGAACTCATCCAGGCCGAGCCCGACGCCTCCTCATTCCCCTCGGGCGGGCTGAGAGCCACCTTCGAGGCGCGCGGCTACACCGCCTGGGACCCCTCCAGCCCCGCCTTCATCATGCGGCACGCGAACGGCGCGACCCTGTGCATCCCGACCGCCTTCGCCTCGTGGACCGGCGAGGCCCTCGACAACAAGACGCCCCTGCTGCGCTCGACCGAGGCGCTGAACAAGGCCGTGACCCCCGCCCTGCGCCTGTTCGGGGCGTCGGAGGGGACCCGGGTGGGCAGCACGCTCGGCGCCGAGCAGGAATATTTCCTGATCGCCGAGGAGTACTACTTCCGCCGCCCCGACCTCGTGATGACGGGCCGGACCCTCTTCGGCGCGCAGCCCCCGCGCGGGCAGGAGCTCGAAGACCACTACTTCGGCGCGATCCCCGACCGGGTGCTGAGCTTCATGACCGACGCCGAGATGCAGCTCTACACCCTGGGCATCCCGGTCAAGACCCGCCACAACGAGGTCGCCCCCGGCCAGTTCGAGATCGCCCCGATTTTCGAGAGCAGCAACGTGGCCGCCGACCACCAGCAGCTCATCATGCAGGTTCTGCGCAACACGGCGCGCAAGTACGGCCTCGTCGCCCTCCTGCACGAGAAGCCCTTCGCGGGCGTGAACGGCTCGGGCAAGCACTGCAACTGGAGCATGGGCACGAACGCGGGCGAGAACCTGCTCGAACCCGGCGACACCCCGCACGAGAACCTCCAGTTCCTGTTCTTCTGCTCGGCGGTCATCAAGGCCGTGGACGAGCACCAGGACCTCTTGCGCATCTCGGTGGCCTCGGCGAGCAACGACCACCGCCTCGGCGCGAACGAGGCGCCGCCCGCGATCCTCTCGATCTTCCTGGGCAGCGAACTCACCGACATCTTCGACCGGTTGGCGAGCGGCCAGGGCGGGCGCGGCGCGGAGGCCGGGCTCCTCGGCCTGGGGTCGAGCGTGCTGCCGCCCCTGCCGCGCCACGCCGGGGACCGCAACCGCACCAGCCCCTTCGCCTTTACCGGCAACAAGTTCGAGTTCCGCGCGGCGGGCTCGTCCCAGAGCATCTCCATGCCGATCACGGTGCTGAATACCATCGTGGCGGACGCGGTGCAGGGCCTCACGGCGGAGCTGGAGGCGCGGCTCACCCGGGGCGAGGACCTGGACGCGGCGGTCGGCGAGATCGTGCGGGACACGTATACCCGGCACAAGCGCATCGTCTTCAACGGCGACGGTTACGCCGAGGAGTGGCATCACGAGGCCGAGCACGGGCGCGGCCTGCTCAACCTCCGCACCAGCCTCGACGCCATCGAGCACCTCACCGACGAGAAGAACGCTCAGCTTTTCGAGAAGTTCGGCGTGCTGTCGGGGCGTGAGCTCTCGGCCCGCCAGGAGATCATGTACGACCAGTATTTCAAGACGGTGAACATCGAGGGCGAAACGACCGAGTACATCGCCCAGACGATGATCCTGCCCGCCGCCGCCGGGTACCTGGGGGACCTGGGCGCGGTCAGGACGCCCAGCCGGGCGCTCGACGCCACCGCCACCGAGGTCGCCGGGCTCACCGACGAGCTGTACGACGCCCTCCAGACCCTGCGCGAGCAGAACAGGGCGCTCGGCGGCGAGCAGATTCACGACAAGGCCCATCACGTCCGCGACCACGTGCTGCCCGCGATGGTGCAGGTGCGCCGGGCCGCCGACCGGCTCGAAAAGGTCGTCGCCGACAAGCACTGGCCGCTGCCGACGTACCGGCAGATGCTGTTCGTGAAGTAG
- a CDS encoding SDR family oxidoreductase — protein sequence MTQGMDGKTVLVTGATNGIGLVTARELARMGARVTLVGRNPGKTARVAAEVGAAGVLIADLSELAQVRRAAAEFRERVGKLDVLVNNAGAYYAQRQETREGIETTWALNHLAAFLLTRELLPLLRQHPGARVVTVSSEAHRFGRIRFDDPEFRRGYSGWGAYGQSKLANALFARELARREPGLQSNAVHPGMVRSGFGQNNTGQSQLLWRVFNLFAISPEQGARTSLRLASDPAVTVSGRYFAKEREARPAPQALDDGAALRLWQLSEEYVGDAG from the coding sequence ATGACGCAGGGCATGGACGGCAAGACGGTGCTCGTCACGGGCGCGACGAACGGCATCGGGCTGGTGACGGCGCGGGAGCTGGCGCGGATGGGCGCGCGGGTGACGCTCGTGGGCCGCAACCCGGGGAAGACGGCGCGGGTGGCGGCGGAGGTGGGCGCGGCGGGGGTGCTGATCGCCGACCTCTCGGAACTCGCGCAGGTGCGCCGGGCCGCCGCCGAGTTCCGGGAGCGGGTGGGGAAGCTCGACGTGCTCGTGAACAACGCGGGGGCCTACTACGCGCAGAGGCAGGAGACCCGCGAGGGGATCGAGACGACCTGGGCGCTCAACCACCTCGCGGCCTTCTTGCTCACGCGGGAGCTGCTGCCCCTCTTGCGGCAGCATCCGGGGGCGCGGGTGGTGACGGTTTCTTCAGAAGCACACCGCTTCGGGCGGATTCGCTTCGACGATCCGGAGTTCCGGCGCGGCTACAGCGGGTGGGGGGCATACGGGCAGAGCAAGCTGGCGAACGCCCTCTTCGCGCGGGAACTCGCCCGGCGCGAGCCCGGTCTCCAGAGCAACGCCGTGCATCCCGGCATGGTGAGAAGCGGCTTCGGGCAGAACAACACGGGCCAGAGCCAACTGCTGTGGCGGGTGTTCAACCTCTTCGCCATCAGCCCCGAGCAGGGCGCGCGGACGAGCCTTCGCCTCGCCAGCGATCCGGCGGTCACCGTCAGCGGGCGCTATTTCGCCAAGGAGCGCGAGGCCCGCCCCGCCCCGCAGGCCCTCGACGACGGGGCGGCGCTGCGGCTGTGGCAGCTCAGCGAGGAATACGTGGGCGACGCAGGCTAG
- a CDS encoding GNAT family N-acetyltransferase → MFALRPASPADRAALYRICLETADSGADATHLYRDPRLVGHIYAGPYLAFEPAFALVLEDGDGVGGYVLGALDTAAFEARLEREWWPALRERYPDPADVPLGARTPDERLAYLLHRPQRADPAVLAEYPSHLHIDLLPRAQGGGHGRRMLERLFAALRGAGSPGVHLGVGGSNTRAQGFYRHVGFQELARAPGGSLTLGLRL, encoded by the coding sequence GTGTTCGCCCTTCGCCCCGCCTCCCCCGCCGACCGCGCGGCCCTCTACCGCATCTGCCTGGAGACCGCCGACAGCGGCGCGGACGCGACCCACCTGTACCGCGACCCCCGGCTCGTCGGCCACATCTACGCCGGGCCCTACCTGGCGTTCGAGCCGGCATTCGCCCTCGTGCTGGAAGACGGGGACGGGGTGGGCGGGTACGTCCTCGGGGCCCTCGACACGGCGGCCTTCGAGGCGCGGTTGGAGCGGGAGTGGTGGCCCGCCCTGCGGGAGCGCTACCCGGACCCGGCGGACGTCCCCCTCGGGGCCCGCACGCCGGACGAGCGGCTGGCATACCTCCTGCACCGTCCCCAGCGGGCGGACCCCGCCGTGCTCGCCGAGTACCCCTCGCACCTGCACATCGACCTGCTGCCGCGCGCGCAGGGGGGCGGGCACGGGCGCCGGATGCTCGAACGCCTCTTCGCGGCCCTGCGGGGAGCCGGGTCGCCGGGCGTCCACCTGGGGGTGGGCGGGAGCAACACGCGCGCCCAGGGCTTTTACCGGCACGTGGGCTTTCAGGAGTTGGCGCGCGCCCCGGGAGGGAGCCTCACGCTCGGGCTCCGGCTGTAG
- a CDS encoding DUF4388 domain-containing protein — MQGLLSDLPLLGVLELINATRQTGVLDVQTGVPYTVAFVGGEIVGGGILDWLGVDAIQASPLLPVEGTFEFTPRGVTGSPLSPYGHFAADWARASDEWEQVCAVIGSPSRVFRGALPPLIGPAGRSVRDAAEGTGRPLFEVAQRVAAGVRGGRVEPTGEFAWSALRLQGGRPEGHSPVAAALDGRRNLGELVAGGFDVREVRGYLLTQIRAGLRFPGSGWVLRDLIWEQQHLA; from the coding sequence ATGCAGGGCCTCCTCTCCGACCTGCCCCTGCTGGGGGTGCTGGAACTCATCAACGCGACCCGGCAGACGGGTGTCCTCGACGTTCAAACGGGGGTGCCCTACACGGTGGCCTTCGTGGGGGGCGAGATCGTGGGGGGCGGCATCCTCGACTGGCTGGGGGTGGACGCGATCCAGGCGAGTCCGCTGCTGCCGGTGGAGGGGACCTTCGAATTCACCCCGCGCGGGGTCACGGGCTCGCCCTTGAGCCCCTACGGCCACTTCGCCGCCGACTGGGCCCGCGCTTCGGACGAGTGGGAGCAGGTCTGCGCGGTGATCGGCAGCCCCAGCCGGGTGTTCCGGGGCGCGCTGCCCCCCTTGATCGGCCCCGCCGGGCGCAGCGTGCGCGACGCCGCCGAGGGCACGGGCCGCCCGCTGTTCGAGGTGGCGCAGCGGGTCGCCGCCGGGGTGCGGGGGGGGCGGGTGGAGCCCACCGGGGAGTTCGCGTGGTCGGCCCTGCGCCTGCAAGGGGGGCGGCCGGAGGGCCACTCCCCGGTCGCGGCGGCCCTCGACGGTCGGCGCAACCTGGGCGAACTCGTCGCCGGGGGCTTTGACGTGCGCGAGGTGCGCGGGTACCTCCTCACCCAGATTCGCGCCGGGCTGAGGTTCCCGGGCAGCGGCTGGGTGCTGCGCGACCTGATCTGGGAACAGCAGCACCTGGCCTGA
- a CDS encoding tetratricopeptide repeat protein yields MTDSAPSSTPSAAAPPDWAAFARAGEWRRSLAAARVTGAPPELTGVLDSVLHVQEAVRGRRLPQARRAWAGLEEALGDLPARGLAGEGALLKTLVSPRALGDALASLDGLGRGTGGETEPEALRERLAPALAHPLTRAEALNALGVLHALREEPGEARARFGEAQAADAGHYRALTNLANLDLEAGRPAEAEARYREVLRLNPDFDGAHHNLGVALRRQGRVHESVGAIRRAQRLSVRRSQEDTRDEMREGFRRDARLRAVRLVLLALAVLVLFLAVRGAVG; encoded by the coding sequence ATGACGGACTCCGCCCCCTCTTCCACGCCGTCCGCGGCCGCCCCGCCGGACTGGGCCGCGTTCGCGCGCGCGGGCGAGTGGCGCCGTTCGCTCGCCGCCGCGCGGGTCACCGGCGCCCCCCCCGAGCTGACCGGGGTGCTGGACAGCGTGCTGCACGTGCAGGAGGCGGTGCGTGGCCGGCGCCTGCCGCAGGCCCGCCGCGCCTGGGCGGGGCTGGAGGAGGCGCTGGGTGACCTGCCCGCGCGGGGGCTAGCGGGCGAGGGCGCGCTGCTGAAGACGCTGGTGTCGCCCCGGGCCCTCGGGGACGCGCTGGCGAGTCTGGACGGGCTGGGGCGCGGCACGGGCGGCGAGACCGAGCCGGAGGCGCTGCGGGAACGGCTGGCCCCGGCGCTCGCGCATCCCTTGACCCGGGCGGAGGCGCTGAACGCGCTGGGGGTGCTGCACGCCCTGAGGGAAGAACCGGGGGAGGCGCGCGCCCGCTTCGGGGAGGCGCAGGCCGCCGACGCGGGGCACTACCGGGCGCTGACCAACCTGGCGAACCTCGACCTGGAGGCGGGGCGGCCCGCCGAGGCGGAGGCGCGCTACCGCGAGGTGCTGCGGCTCAACCCCGACTTCGACGGGGCGCACCACAACCTGGGGGTGGCGCTGCGCAGGCAGGGGCGGGTCCACGAGTCGGTGGGGGCGATCCGGCGCGCCCAGCGCCTGAGCGTGCGGCGCTCGCAGGAGGACACCCGCGACGAGATGCGCGAGGGCTTTCGCAGGGACGCGCGGCTGCGGGCCGTCCGGCTGGTGCTGCTCGCGCTGGCGGTGCTCGTCCTTTTCCTGGCCGTGCGCGGGGCGGTGGGCTAG
- a CDS encoding carbohydrate kinase family protein, with protein sequence MKFFVIGDVTVDHLYHLDRIPAPGQEVSPTRATMEPGGAGGTISVTLARLGHTVTLAARVGQDPFAEYALGRVRESGVSESAVQHDPEHLTSTITVMQTPDGQRAMISHGAANRQLDPAKLKKKDVEGADALVISAYSLTEGPQRDYSLRAIEIARGAKKPLPVFIDLGTGAVNRAGTRLMADVIGADYLTLNQHELLALTGTTSISAALARLGEAGARRVVVKVGRMGSIVWSPEETELVDAVPPEGQVVDSTGAGDTFTATFAHAALTGLPLAKAARAANAAGALAATRFGAQARPITPADLERALGR encoded by the coding sequence GTGAAGTTCTTCGTCATCGGTGACGTGACCGTCGACCACCTCTATCACCTCGACCGCATCCCGGCCCCCGGCCAGGAGGTCTCGCCCACCCGCGCCACGATGGAACCCGGCGGCGCGGGCGGCACGATCTCCGTGACCCTGGCCCGCCTGGGCCACACGGTCACCCTCGCCGCCCGGGTGGGCCAGGACCCCTTCGCCGAGTACGCCCTGGGGCGCGTGCGCGAGAGCGGCGTCTCCGAGAGCGCCGTCCAGCACGACCCCGAACACCTCACGAGCACGATCACCGTGATGCAGACGCCCGACGGCCAGCGCGCCATGATCAGCCACGGCGCCGCCAACCGCCAGCTCGACCCCGCCAAACTCAAGAAAAAAGACGTCGAGGGCGCCGACGCGCTGGTCATCAGCGCCTACAGCCTCACGGAGGGGCCGCAGCGCGACTATTCCCTGAGGGCCATCGAGATCGCCCGCGGCGCGAAAAAGCCCCTGCCCGTCTTTATCGACCTGGGCACGGGCGCCGTGAACCGCGCGGGCACCCGCCTGATGGCCGACGTGATCGGCGCGGACTACCTCACCCTCAACCAGCACGAACTCCTCGCCCTGACCGGCACCACGAGCATCAGCGCGGCGCTCGCCCGGCTGGGGGAGGCGGGCGCCCGCCGGGTGGTCGTCAAGGTGGGCCGCATGGGCTCCATCGTCTGGTCCCCCGAGGAGACCGAACTCGTGGACGCCGTGCCGCCGGAAGGGCAGGTCGTCGATTCGACCGGCGCGGGCGATACCTTCACCGCCACCTTCGCGCACGCCGCCCTGACGGGGCTCCCCCTCGCCAAGGCCGCCCGCGCCGCCAACGCCGCCGGGGCCCTCGCCGCCACCCGCTTCGGCGCCCAGGCCCGGCCCATCACCCCCGCCGACCTCGAACGGGCGCTGGGCCGCTGA
- the rsmA gene encoding 16S rRNA (adenine(1518)-N(6)/adenine(1519)-N(6))-dimethyltransferase RsmA, whose translation MTQPDAPSPTPPAPLYSPARVRDLLTRHGLRPTKSLGQNFLIDGNILRLIADAGGAAPGVPVLEVGPGLGVLTREVASRGAHVTALEKDERLRPVLAETLGGMDVNVVWGDALDFDYATLPPGTRVIANLPYYITGVLLARFMHAPGVVSATVLVQKEVGQRLAARPGDDAYGFLSALAALHGTVRHVRDVPKGAFLPAPDVTSSVLRLDFDRTRPLPDPALLRFVEAALHHRRKTLRNNLRLTGLEGPAIDAALAEVGLRPDVRAEDVPLPGLHALAARLGVVR comes from the coding sequence GTGACCCAGCCCGACGCCCCTTCCCCGACGCCGCCCGCCCCGCTGTACTCGCCCGCCCGGGTGCGCGACCTCCTCACCCGCCACGGACTCAGGCCCACCAAGAGCCTCGGCCAGAACTTCCTGATCGACGGCAACATCCTGCGCCTCATCGCCGACGCGGGCGGCGCCGCGCCCGGCGTCCCCGTGCTGGAGGTCGGCCCCGGCCTGGGTGTCCTGACCCGCGAGGTCGCCTCGCGCGGCGCGCACGTCACCGCCCTGGAAAAAGACGAGCGCCTGAGGCCCGTCCTCGCCGAGACCCTGGGCGGCATGGACGTGAACGTCGTCTGGGGCGACGCCCTCGACTTCGACTACGCCACGCTGCCCCCCGGCACGCGGGTGATCGCCAACCTGCCCTACTACATCACCGGGGTGCTGCTCGCGCGCTTCATGCACGCGCCGGGCGTCGTCTCCGCGACCGTCCTGGTGCAAAAGGAGGTGGGCCAGCGCCTCGCCGCCCGCCCCGGCGACGACGCCTACGGGTTCCTGAGTGCGCTCGCGGCCCTGCACGGCACGGTGAGGCACGTGCGCGACGTGCCGAAGGGGGCCTTCCTCCCCGCACCCGACGTGACGAGCAGCGTCTTGCGGCTCGACTTCGACCGCACCCGCCCGCTGCCGGACCCCGCCCTCCTGCGCTTCGTGGAGGCGGCCCTGCACCACCGCCGCAAGACGCTGCGGAACAACCTGCGCCTGACGGGCCTGGAGGGACCGGCCATCGACGCCGCCCTGGCCGAGGTGGGCCTGCGCCCGGACGTGCGCGCGGAGGACGTGCCGCTGCCAGGGCTGCACGCCCTCGCCGCGCGGCTGGGCGTGGTACGGTAG
- a CDS encoding AAC(3) family N-acetyltransferase gives MLNLLRKPPVTAAELDEGLGELGLDGSQHVIVHASLKSFGQMEGGARAVVDTLATRTATVVAPAFTYGTLLRHPTSPVHARFHRDSRVSRDIGRVPQELVERAAAVRSFHPTLSFVALGEAARAITGVQTLDSPYGPIGALYDLGGYALLMGVDFGSNTTVHYGEHVAGMPLLTRYVSVDGQVRPTAFPNCSADFERMAPSVRARSARVGGSTLRLYRVRDLVDATVGALTRDPELLLCTAPGCRCQEVRRLVRQTGLTPRPHVPSL, from the coding sequence GTGCTGAACCTGCTGCGCAAGCCGCCCGTGACGGCCGCCGAACTCGACGAGGGCCTGGGAGAGCTGGGGCTCGACGGGTCGCAGCACGTCATCGTCCACGCGAGCCTGAAGTCCTTCGGGCAGATGGAGGGCGGGGCGCGGGCGGTGGTGGACACGCTCGCCACCCGCACGGCGACGGTGGTGGCCCCCGCCTTCACGTATGGCACGCTGCTGCGCCACCCCACGTCGCCCGTCCACGCCCGCTTCCACCGCGACTCGCGGGTGAGCCGCGACATCGGGCGGGTGCCGCAGGAACTCGTGGAGCGCGCGGCGGCGGTGCGCAGCTTCCACCCCACCCTCAGCTTCGTCGCGCTGGGCGAGGCGGCGCGGGCCATCACGGGCGTGCAGACGCTGGACAGCCCCTACGGGCCCATCGGCGCCCTGTACGACCTGGGCGGGTACGCCCTCTTGATGGGCGTGGACTTCGGCAGCAACACGACGGTCCACTACGGGGAGCACGTGGCGGGCATGCCGCTGCTGACCCGCTACGTATCCGTGGACGGGCAGGTGCGGCCGACCGCCTTTCCCAACTGCTCGGCGGACTTCGAGCGCATGGCCCCCTCCGTCCGCGCCCGCTCCGCCCGGGTGGGGGGCTCCACGCTGCGGCTGTACCGGGTGCGCGACCTCGTGGACGCCACCGTGGGCGCCCTGACCCGCGACCCCGAACTCCTGCTGTGCACCGCCCCCGGCTGCCGCTGCCAGGAGGTCCGGCGGCTGGTGCGGCAAACGGGCCTGACGCCCCGCCCCCACGTGCCCTCGCTCTGA
- the glnA gene encoding type I glutamate--ammonia ligase: MTPTPDAQSTPPRTPQDILATLSAENVKFLRLQFTDILGTTKNVEVPGSQFEKALAGDVTFDGSAVEGFTRVEESDMLLTPDLSTFLIYPQFSREEGERGRVARLICDVTLPGGTPFEGDPRRVLGRQVARAADLGFEMFVGTEPEFFLFERGADGRGSTVTHDKAGYFDLAPVDKGERIRREIANKLVQMGFEIEASHHEVAPGQHEIDFRYAPALETADRIATFKFVVKRVALEYGLLASFLPKPLPGVNGSGMHCHLSLFKDGANAFADPAGEHGLSATARHFIAGLLEHAGGMAAVTNPLVNSYKRLVPGYEAPVNVAWSTSNRSALIRIPAKRGHSTRAEVRMPDPSCNPYLALAAMLAAGLDGIEHGMEPPPAIGRNIFRMTVREKRHHRIRELPTDLREAVDELEKDPVIAGALGEHVLDHFVAAKRAEWREYSAAVHAWELERYLDLI, from the coding sequence ATGACGCCCACGCCCGACGCCCAGAGCACGCCCCCCCGCACCCCACAGGACATCCTCGCCACCTTGAGCGCGGAGAACGTGAAGTTCTTGCGCCTGCAATTCACCGACATCTTGGGCACGACGAAGAACGTGGAGGTGCCCGGCTCGCAGTTCGAAAAAGCGCTCGCCGGGGACGTGACCTTCGACGGCAGCGCGGTGGAGGGGTTCACCCGGGTCGAGGAGAGCGACATGCTCCTCACGCCCGACCTCTCCACCTTCCTGATCTACCCGCAGTTCTCGCGCGAGGAGGGCGAGCGCGGCCGGGTCGCGCGGCTGATCTGCGACGTGACGCTGCCGGGCGGCACGCCCTTCGAGGGGGACCCCCGGCGGGTGCTGGGGCGGCAGGTTGCCCGCGCGGCCGACCTCGGCTTCGAGATGTTCGTGGGGACCGAACCCGAGTTCTTCCTGTTCGAGCGGGGCGCGGACGGGCGCGGCAGCACCGTCACCCACGACAAGGCGGGGTACTTCGACCTCGCGCCCGTGGACAAGGGCGAGCGCATCCGGCGGGAGATCGCGAACAAGCTCGTGCAGATGGGCTTCGAGATCGAGGCCTCGCACCACGAGGTCGCGCCGGGGCAGCACGAGATCGACTTCCGCTACGCCCCCGCCCTGGAGACCGCCGACCGGATCGCCACCTTCAAGTTCGTGGTCAAGCGGGTGGCGCTGGAGTACGGGCTGCTCGCCAGCTTCTTGCCCAAGCCGCTGCCCGGCGTGAACGGCTCGGGGATGCACTGCCACCTCAGCCTCTTCAAGGACGGGGCGAACGCCTTCGCCGACCCCGCGGGGGAGCACGGCCTGTCGGCCACGGCGCGGCACTTCATCGCGGGGCTCTTGGAGCATGCGGGGGGCATGGCGGCGGTCACCAATCCGCTCGTAAACAGTTACAAGCGGCTGGTGCCGGGGTACGAGGCGCCCGTCAACGTCGCCTGGAGCACGAGCAACCGCTCGGCGCTGATCCGCATTCCGGCCAAGCGGGGTCACTCCACCCGCGCCGAGGTGCGGATGCCCGACCCCTCGTGCAATCCGTACCTGGCCCTCGCGGCGATGCTCGCGGCGGGGCTCGACGGCATCGAGCACGGGATGGAGCCGCCGCCCGCCATCGGGCGCAACATCTTCCGCATGACGGTGCGGGAAAAGCGGCACCACCGCATCCGCGAGCTGCCCACCGACCTGCGCGAGGCGGTGGACGAACTCGAAAAGGACCCGGTGATCGCCGGGGCGCTCGGCGAGCACGTCCTCGACCATTTCGTCGCGGCCAAGCGGGCGGAGTGGCGCGAATACTCGGCGGCCGTCCATGCCTGGGAGCTGGAGCGCTATCTCGACCTGATCTGA